In a genomic window of Amycolatopsis japonica:
- a CDS encoding DUF885 domain-containing protein, giving the protein MSDEPTAAELADELLDVLATELPLMATFDNVPGHDHELRDVSKAGDDRLRERAVRIAGLAARSTDPDRITLGVIAHHTESLLTRLDSRLTEFVLADPMAAEGIGVLAWLPQLEPSGEQAEEDYLARLAVFPEFFAALAERHRAGIAAGRTPVERAVRNAVDYLDRVLAAERHPLLVPPLTGDRVARRERLFAERVRPALVAYREMLAREIAGHGRPDDRPGLCWLDGGKESYAGLVKTHTTTGISPEELHETGLELGRALDEEYRRLGAAVFGEDDPVAVRRRMRTDPSLRWRDADEMITTATEAVVRAAAAAPGWFRRIPSAECVVRAVPEADGPSAAQAYYMPPSADGSRPGVYSTNTYRVTERFRFIAESVAFHEAVPGHHFQAGVSYELEEVPRLRRLVPLSAFDEGWALYTERLADEMGLYSDDVMRLGMVAEDSLRAARLVVDTGLHALGWSRQRCVDYLGEHCVLSDVEVQSETDRYIEWPGQALSYMTGRLEIQRMRAFAEEQLGETFDIRDFHDVVLKNGQVPLPVLGDIVRGWVTDTRRRE; this is encoded by the coding sequence ATGAGCGATGAGCCCACCGCGGCGGAATTGGCGGACGAACTCCTCGACGTCCTCGCGACCGAGCTTCCCTTGATGGCGACGTTCGACAACGTCCCCGGGCACGACCACGAATTGCGGGACGTTTCGAAGGCGGGGGACGATCGGCTGCGGGAGCGGGCCGTCCGGATCGCCGGGCTCGCCGCCCGGTCCACCGATCCGGATCGGATCACCCTCGGAGTCATCGCCCATCACACGGAATCGCTCCTGACCAGGCTGGATTCGCGGCTGACGGAATTCGTCCTCGCCGATCCGATGGCGGCCGAGGGGATCGGGGTGCTGGCGTGGCTTCCGCAGCTGGAGCCGTCGGGGGAGCAGGCGGAGGAGGACTATCTGGCCAGGCTGGCGGTGTTCCCGGAGTTCTTCGCGGCACTGGCCGAACGCCATCGTGCCGGGATCGCGGCCGGCCGGACCCCGGTGGAACGCGCGGTACGCAACGCCGTCGACTACCTCGACCGGGTCCTGGCCGCCGAACGCCACCCGTTGCTCGTCCCGCCGCTGACCGGCGACCGCGTCGCGCGACGGGAGCGGCTGTTCGCCGAGCGGGTGCGGCCGGCGCTCGTCGCCTACCGCGAGATGCTCGCCCGGGAGATCGCCGGACACGGCCGCCCCGACGACCGGCCGGGTCTCTGCTGGCTGGATGGCGGCAAGGAGAGCTACGCCGGCCTGGTCAAGACGCACACCACCACCGGGATCTCACCGGAGGAACTGCACGAGACCGGTCTCGAACTCGGCCGGGCGCTGGACGAGGAGTACCGGCGGCTCGGCGCGGCCGTCTTCGGCGAGGACGATCCCGTCGCGGTCCGGCGGCGGATGCGCACCGATCCGTCGCTGCGCTGGCGGGACGCGGACGAGATGATCACGACCGCGACGGAAGCGGTCGTGCGGGCCGCGGCCGCCGCGCCCGGCTGGTTCCGGCGGATTCCGTCGGCGGAATGCGTCGTGCGTGCCGTGCCGGAAGCCGACGGGCCCTCCGCCGCGCAGGCGTACTACATGCCGCCGTCGGCGGACGGCAGCCGTCCCGGCGTCTACTCCACCAACACCTACCGGGTGACCGAACGGTTCCGGTTCATCGCCGAGTCGGTCGCCTTCCACGAAGCCGTTCCAGGGCACCATTTCCAGGCCGGTGTGTCCTACGAACTCGAGGAAGTGCCTCGGCTGCGCAGGCTCGTCCCGCTCTCGGCGTTCGACGAGGGCTGGGCGCTCTACACCGAACGGCTCGCCGACGAGATGGGGCTGTACTCCGACGACGTGATGCGGCTCGGCATGGTGGCCGAGGATTCCTTGCGCGCCGCGCGGCTCGTCGTCGACACCGGACTGCACGCGCTGGGCTGGAGCAGGCAGCGATGCGTGGATTACCTCGGCGAACACTGCGTGCTCAGCGATGTCGAGGTGCAATCGGAGACCGACCGCTATATCGAATGGCCCGGTCAGGCGCTGTCGTACATGACGGGCAGGCTGGAGATCCAGCGGATGCGCGCCTTCGCCGAGGAACAACTTGGCGAGACGTTCGACATCCGCGACTTCCACGACGTCGTCCTGAAGAACGGGCAAGTGCCGTTGCCCGTGCTCGGCGACATCGTGCGGGGATGGGTGACGGACACGCGGCGCCGGGAGTGA